The Pontibacter sp. SGAir0037 DNA segment AAGGCGGCGCTTTCCTGATGGTGAAGGAGGGGGTACTGGAAAAAGGGCCTCAACCGGAAGTGATCTTCGGGTTGCACATTAATTCGCAGACAGAAGTAGGCACGCTGAAATACCGTCCTGGCGGTACTATGGCCAGTGCCGATATTTTCAGGATAAAAGTGAAAGGGAAACAGGTGCACGGTGCCTACCCCTGGAATGGTATAGATCCTATCGTCGTGTCTTCCCAGATCATCGGAGGACTTCAAACTATTATAAGCCGGCAAACAGAACTGACAGAAGATGCTGCTGTTATTACAGTGGGCAGCATTCATGGGGGTGTGCGCAATAATATTATTCCGGAAGAGGTACTGATGGAAGGCACCATTCGGGCGCTAAATACGGAAATGCAAAAGCTGGTGCACGAAAAGATAAAGCTTACGGCTACCAAGATAGCCGAAAGCGCAGGTGCCGTTGCCGAAGTAACCATCATACCACAAACGCCTGTTACCTACAACGATCCTGCCCTAACAGATAAAATGCTGCCTACGCTGCAAGCTGTTGCCGGACCAGATAATGTAAAGCTGGTAAAGGCCGTAACCGGAGCAGAAGACTTTTCTTATTACCAGGAAAAGATTCCGGGCTTGTTCGTGTTTGTTGGTGGCATGCAGAAAGGTAAAAAGCCAGATGAAGTAGCACCTCATCATACGCCTGACTTTTATATAGATGAAAGAGGACTGAAGCTTGGCGTAAAAACCCTTACCAGCCTGACAATAAATTACATGGAAGGAAAAAAGAGGAAGTAAGATTTAGCAGTTTTCTTGCTTTAAGCTAATGCTGTGTATAAAGCGGCTATCTGTAGCATTCGTAAAAGTTTAAGTTGTATAGTGCCATCAGGTGCTTCTACGGTAAGCTTTTGCAGCAGAATACTATAAAAAGGCGGAATAGGATAAGCTTTTCCATAGGAGCAGGAGAGTTTCCATTCATTATAAGATTAATTATATTGAATGAGCGTTGCAGTAGTTTTTTATTAGCAACTATAGCAGAATCTCTATTTGTGCTGCGTCTGCTATCTCTTTACTTTTGCGGATAAATATTATCTGCACCCAACTCCATGAGAAAATACCTGAACATAGGTGTATTGCTGTCTGTACTTTGGTTAAGTGCGTGTCAGCAGCGCGTATGGCAACCTGAAGTACAGCTTTCCGAGTCTGATCTGCCTGTAAATAAAACTATTACTGTAAATGCAGTAGCAGAGACAACCATTGCTCCCTATCGGGAGCAGGTTACAGCCAAGATGTCGGAAGTAATTGGAACTGCTCCTGCAGAACTTCAGAAAGATGATTACCAGTCGCCGTTAGGAAATTTTGTAGTAGACCTGCAGCGGGAGCAAAGCCAGCCATTGTATGGCGCACCCATCGACCTGTCGCTGACTACCAATGGA contains these protein-coding regions:
- a CDS encoding amidohydrolase — translated: MKFNATILKRTLPLCLGLGIWAGPAFSQNSKLVARANAQADQLEKKVIEWRRDFHQYPELGNREVKTAEKIAAHLKKLGIEVETGVAHTGVVGVLKGGKPGPVVALRADIDGLPVAERVDLPFASKERTTYNGQEVGVMHACGHDTHIAMLLGAAEILTGMRSELPGTVKFLFQPAEEGAPQGEEGGAFLMVKEGVLEKGPQPEVIFGLHINSQTEVGTLKYRPGGTMASADIFRIKVKGKQVHGAYPWNGIDPIVVSSQIIGGLQTIISRQTELTEDAAVITVGSIHGGVRNNIIPEEVLMEGTIRALNTEMQKLVHEKIKLTATKIAESAGAVAEVTIIPQTPVTYNDPALTDKMLPTLQAVAGPDNVKLVKAVTGAEDFSYYQEKIPGLFVFVGGMQKGKKPDEVAPHHTPDFYIDERGLKLGVKTLTSLTINYMEGKKRK